CTCAGATATAGAAAAATGACTATGCCAccaaatcatattattatcatgaaATCGTTTGATATTCCTCGATCAATTTCCTCCATCCATCCTGCGTTTTCGGAGTTAGTTAAACAGTGCGTAATAAGTAAAATTCATAAATGTCAAAATCCTCAATTTCAAATTCGGTGCGAGAGGCGGACCTTATATATACTGATATTATGCTAATGATAAATCGATAGATACCTTATAATATCGTGTAGTTATGTCACTGCGACGGATAGACTTTGGTAATAAACACTGCAGCTACTCATATAGTTCTTTACTCAACCGGTAATTATTCTTAAATGCAGTGTCGTTAATCGCGAAAGCATTATGGGCATATCGCGCTATTCTTCTTAAATTGCATCTCTGccttttatcaatattattgcaTTCATCCAAAATACCATTATAAAAGCGGAAGTCGTGCCGTTATCGTAGTTTATAAATTCACAATAAGTCACTCGAACACCCAAAAAGTTAACTGTAAAACTGTGTCGATTcgattttaaatacaatgtcaAACTCGATACGTCGCTGTCAAAATGTAGTGAAGAGTGCCAAAATGTCGTCGAGATCGTGGACTCTATTTCTCTGAgtctatttcatttaaattccaCTAGAATCGTGCGCTAGTGTCGTGTTCAAAAGTACCAATTATCGTGTTTTGAGCTCAATCCTAAATTTCAAATGAAATCGAGTGTCAAGAGTAGGCCGCTGTTACCGGTCCCTGCCCGACGACGACGCTCTAGAAAGGGAATAAAATCGAAACTTAACTCGCTAAATACCAGGAGTGCATAAGCTGGAAGCAGTATAGTTGAACacgtttaaaattcttttatgtattatttattttataagaggTAAATTATCCTCCtaaatttttacaatattgtttttttttactcattactAAGATATACATAGATAGATCATGCAAGAATTTGCGCCATCTGGTGTCATTTTTCCCTCCCGATTTTGCTTTACCCGacgttaattattttcataatatgcCGCACGCAGCTCTCGCAACACCACTTTTGCGAACGAAATAAGGAACGTAGAGTCCAATCATGTCTGCGCGAATACTAAGGTCACATAAATCGTAGAAAGCTTGACGAGCTTGTAACGCTATTGGAATTGTTAGAGGGAGAAAGAAAGAGTAGAAATCATGTCTATGGAATTAAGAAGAAGTGGTAACATAATATAGGCGGAGCAATTTTACAAAGGCACCAATGGTGGAACATTGCGCAACGGCCTAGTAAGTTTCGGAACATTGATCGAAAACACCTGTTGCATGTATTTGTTGTCCTTGTTACTCTACGGGCATGCCTAATTGTGCAACGTAAAATTTTTTgccaaaaggaattattaataatatttccaacgcttatttctgtatttatattgatatgtaGCATAGATTACACCAATATTTTCTTAACAACtttgtacaataataaataatctacgAATAAAGAGATCATTGCAAGCGCATATTTTCTTAATACTAAGTATTAATTTACGATGTTAAAGTCGTAGTGTATGTTTTCCTGTGATGAATTCTTTGTAATTCCTTTTCGACTTGCGCCAGCACTGCCGGATCAATCTCGTTGACATCTACTTCCCCGTAGTTATGCGACTCTGGTATAGGGGCTACAATGTCGGCGACCGAGTTGGCCGCGACCTTGCCCATCATACTGTCAAAGTAGTCGAACACCTCCCGGTAATTATAGCTATAGTTGTAGACCCTTTGCTGTCTCATATGCTCCGGCATTTTATGCGTCCCGTGTATTACCAGCGTAAACGATCCGATTTCACCAAAGTTGTTTTCGCCAGTCTGGTTAGatagaaaaaataacatttttaaaaaaggtgGGATAAATAAAAGAGGTCCCCACGGCTAAAATTTCTGTCATTCTCTCATTAGCTTATTTTGTAGTTGGAAGTTAGAACTTCTATACTTGGTAAAATTTAAGATGAGCCCTGTAGCTGTGGACTCAGATACTTTTCATAGAAAAGACGATTATAAcacgaaaaaaatatctacttttTTGTGGCAACTGCAATAATAATCCTAAATCCTTTCCACTGATTATAAGTTATCGATttagcaaacaaaataaatcgaattggaaaatatattttcaacaaaaaagatatttatttgtacaaccttaaaaacaaactttaattaaaggaataaaaatgtcATCACTGCTGGatgatttctttaaaatattagaaagttAGGTAagtactattaattattaataactcgAAAGATGTTTGTAATCGattaaatgtaataagtatCGATTCTATTTTACAAAGTATAGACCAACAAAGTTGTTGTAGCCGTGTATTATGTATGAGTAAAGAAGTGAGTTTtccacaataaattaaaatattacataagtaTAGATCGATTTACGAAAGCTGGCACGTTCCCAGTACACACGGATGTAATTTTACATAGAATGTTTCAtactacttaatattatatttgaaaggGGACGGATGTTCTTGAACATCCTTTTAAAAACAGTTGAACAATTTGTTCACAGAAACTGCACATAGCTTACAAAAGTAAGTACCCGCCAGCAGATATTACACAATTAtcaacttaattattaaaataatacatagatTCTTACCTTGTCTTCAATCGTCACTTCCCAAAGACCATTTGGATTTTCTCCCCAGGTTGCAACGGACATGAGAGGCCAGTTCACAAAACCAGATTTCGATATGTCCAACACCCGAGGACTCAGCAGTTGTACCCTTGTACCTGGttcgaaaattataaatattataattatcaacagATATTAATGCCTTATACCtaggtaaataaaacatttaaatttcattaaaaaaaagtactacTAACTAAATAATCTCGAAAAAGCCTTTCGtcaaaattcaaatgtttataaaataataaaaaagtaaaataaacgaagaacctataaatatacaaaactacctactttcttgtttttttaGTCATTGTAAGCATGCGGTTGCTTACCGACGGTTGGTTGTTTCGTTTCCGTTCGTTGCGTTTCACAATCGaaaactaaaagtatttttcgtcCAATGTACTagggtattataaaataaagaagatTTACTATGGGTTGGACCTGTGCCGTACCCCTGCAGTCCAGTCAGTgactaataagaaataataataagaaatctttatttggaataaataatacagtttttttaaaaatacaatgttcgaaaatatctgcattagttGGGTAACTGTGTCGCAGATATTAACGCCCACCTCCGTAAAGTCTATAGTTGTATTCCACAATGTAAAGATAACTTTCAAAAGGtacttaaatcaaaacaaacaaaaaatttgtgtgtgtgtgtgtggttgtgtgtgtgttagtgtgtgtgtgtgtgtgtgtgtgtgtgtgtgagtttgtctgtgtgtgcgtgtgtgtgtgtgtgtatgtatgcatgtttaTGTGTCCtattattttcctatttttatgaatgattcTGTATCCTCATATGAAAGGGTTAACAGCCATTTTGTTGTTACAGATTTACATTCACGTAAAGTAAGGGAATATAAGTTAAGAAACTTGTTTGCTTTGTTATATAAtcggggtccaataaaataaaaatgttgactggaTGCAGCGGTTCTACAGGTGTCTGATTGACATACTAAATCTCTTCTTCGTTTTTTGATACCGGGAGTAAAATGAAGCTCCGAATGTTGACGAAGAATAATTTGACTATCGAATATATCCAAATCATAatcattattactataataacataataaaacaagtaAACTTTAGTTGGTTAAAGAATGAATTATccaaattattgctaatttaCTACATTAGCCAAATTATCGATCACTTCTCCTTTATTTTGTTGTGGCCCAAGGACGGGGGCACGTCATGCgtgcaaattttttatttgtttagaggCATCATCAATCAGAACATCTCGCGATCATGTACAAGGAGAACATAAAACTacaaagattaaataataaccTTGAGGTGACGTCAGGTAAATTTGCAGAGCTCCGCGTCGGCTGTATTCGATGTTAGTAACGAGTTCAATGTGTTCAGCGTAATTCACAACACACTcttctaattttattaacacagtGACGCTTTCTTTGGACGATATGCGGCCCTCGCCATCAATTCTgtgtataaaaagatattttattgcgttAACGAACACTAAAACATGTCAAATCAAGTATAAATAGGGCGTACCTACCACCTTACTGTGTAcctagtacctacataatatctataatatatatagtaaattattataaagacaaCCTTTCTAAAACGCCTTCACATCGCTGATACTAGATAGTATAATCTAcaggtaaattatatttcttctcTTTCTATTCgaaccataatattatcataataacaaCCTGCTACCAAAACCAGTTTGTATATCGAAAGAACCCAATCCATCCATCCATAGTCGATCACGACGCATTGTGGTCGAAAGATACCGACCACACGGAATAATCTATTAGGGCTGCATAAACCTAAAAGATATGTGTTAGGTAACGTATCGCAAGGCGTGCTTCGTTCGCCACTGCGTCGCGTCGTGGCAAGGTGATTTCATGATGCCTAAAATTTCTCGCTCTACATTCGACTAATACACCAATTAATGATGACACCACATTACGCACATCGTATGTCTAAAAGATATCTCTCATTAAACTGGTGTTTAGCTTTCGATAGTATTCAGGGGGGTCGCGACATTCCATCAGTCGAAACTTAACGAATATTTTACTAGGACAACATAAATGAAAAGAAGTTTATATCTGCGGCGTACTTTTGCGACTAGCGAGCGCTTTGTGGTACGGTTTCATCGCACTTCGCAATCTGGCGATTGTAATACTAGGAGAACATACTCACGGCGAAGTTGTCATACGACAAATCGATTTCTCGGGCACGGTCGTCCAGTTCAATGCTGCTGTAACGAGGCCGCCTGCATTCATGAGACCAAAACCAAACCGTATATCGAAACGTAACCCGACTctgtaattaaagttatttagattaagaataaaattaaaaaaataaaacataacaataatattacgaGAATAAGTTAgtaatataactaatatacCCGTTGGACTGCCATCCTGGATTAGCTGATAGTGGCGCATATTCCGACGTCCAAACAATCAAATGCTGAACATCACGCCATGTTAGATTTGGGCTGcgaaagagaaaaaatatttttaaaattagcacTGACACAACCAGACAACGCTGAATCATTTATCAGGAATACATGACATGCAAGAAGTATCCGCTTACTAACTTCGCTTGTAGAGCGAGAGCGATGATGCCAGCTGCGAGGGGCGCGGCTGCAGATGTGCCTGTGTGGTTTAGCGTACATTTGTCACTCGTGTCTGTGGTTGCCTGGAAGTAATTACACACTCAAGTctcgatattataatattcttatgtaatatatattataagtatactcTGTTACTTGGTATACATTATATTCATACGTATAATCATACGTTTTGCTCAAGAAGTACTTACAATTTTTTGATCTTTGTAAGCGCCAGATGAGTAAGCCGTGGCAAGCGTTGACGAACAGATTTCTCCGTACCAAGGAAACAGACCGTGCTGGGAGGCACTGCCTATCGAAATTGTGTAGATACTTGACGAGTACCTGTATAaatcgttaaaaaaataatatggaattAACGCTCAAGTTAATTAAGACATGCCTATACAGTACGGATACGGAACAATAGAGTGGTTTGGCGTAAAGCCGTGTGGCCATCGTATAAATTAGATCAAATTATATAAGAATGTATACATAGACTATTAGTGCATATAATAAATTCTCACCCATCACAGTTGCAGTTGTCGCTATAGCCGCCTCCGTTTCCGTTCGCCCAAACATATATTGAGCCTTTTCCACCGCGTCCctgttaaatcaaattaattattatgaatctcgtcattttgttattcatatgtatgtatgtgttgacccttttaaatttaaattatgttaagtGACTATAAATTCCACTATAAGAAATCAATAACTCATAAATTACGAgcaagtacttatattttagtgtaatttaAAGAATGCCTACGTGTTTAATGCCGTGTTTGAACGCCCGTATGGCCAAACGGCCTGGTCCTTCGACAGTGCGCCCGTCGTCATTAGGGCCCCATGAAGCGCTGTAGATGTCCACCTTGTCCACAGCGTATCCTGcaccacaaaaataattaacttcttGCTACTTATGCCGCTCTAATATTCTGTTCCAATTATAATAGGAATGGATGATACTGGTTCTTCCTAgctaatttaaacaattttttattatttattaagttttccaaaatatttaataaattaattttgttttacatatggaacctaccaaaataattatatagaactgctattctattattaatacttattcatattttataatgtcgTCCTAGTAATTGTGTTTGTTAAAGCGCTGtttcaaggcaataaaaaaaatcttttgatatTCGAAATACTTTTGTCGGCGAAATCACAACACTAAAAATGAAATTCACGAAATCACCAAGAGACGTTAGGACTTGCGGcaagcatttatttattggGAAATGCTCACTGCATCACCGGCATGAAAATGCTTATGCGAAATAAAAAAGTCTCGTGATGTTGTATAaacttttccaaaaaaaaaagcAAAGGTAGCCTACCTTTATACTTTCTTATCAACTTTAATCTGTAcccttttttttcaaaataataatgttttatgttttaaggcCATGTTAACGTTAACAAACTGACAGACAGAGTTAGCATTAATAATGGATAGCATGGATAAATTgagagaataatattattattatttcaattcattTGGTTTGAATACGATTCGCGAATACTCAGATTAACAACATCTATTTATGGCTTCCTGGTACAAAGCGACCGCGTTCCACTTGTTTCGCGCATCTTGACTTTCGGTCCGACGTCAACGTCAATAATCAAAGCCTCGCTAAAGACGACCTTAATTTCCATTTAATAAAGTACATTTTTGACAGGTGCAAATGTGCGCGAATGGCGACCTTAATTCACTGGCACACAAATAAATGTTAGGTGAATTGAATAATTTCAAGATTTCTTTATTATCAAAACCTTACACTACTACTACCTACCAGTTTTGTTAAACCGGTTTAAATAGTCATCATAACTTTTGACAATTGCTAATACTTCCACacgaaattataaaactatttatttatgggagcacattatattatgaataaaatgtacataaaatatgcATGCATTTTCACGATTACGGCGGTGGAAACGGCAAACAACAACATCAAATGTAGTTAGTGGACATGCTGTTACGTcatttttcactaatattacCAGGAATTCATAACCGTCAACGAGTTCATTTGTGTCGCTAAAACATTTGTCTTACGTGGGTTGAGAGTTCATCATACTAGAGGgcgatacaataattattattacaacttaTAATTTCTAAAGTACTATATCAAAAATAACATTCAGCCCCAGattatatcttattatattttgtatattatgtaacaagTTAAAACAAGAAACTACTACTGGTAAATAATTGCTATCAAGTGAAAgggcaattaattataattaataataattgtaatcaaaGAATAAACGCATAGCTataaacaacatattatttataatacatttattttagcattaaatacacaaataatttataaataaaagctgtACAAAATAAACTCCCATGAATTAATCAGATCAGAAAATttgcaagaaaaaaaaactaaacaaacaaCACCCTACGACATTTTGATCTCAACATGGCGACCGAATACACCAGGACATCATAAATGCTAAGAGTTAATTTACCTATAGCTTCGCCTTCAATCATATCCGTGATTCGTCCGTCGAGCATACGTACTCCGCCCACCTTGGCTCCCCAAGCCACGCCCACTCCGCATTTATAGTTGTTGGCAGTCATCGCAATCTGCGACATGAATGAATTTTGGTAAGAAAGGCGATTGATTACATGTTTCGAGgctctgaaataaattataatatgtaacaactATGAACTTACTTCACCGGCACATCGAGTTCCATgtgaatttttcattttctcTTCGTATCTGGGCGTAGGATCTGAATCTCCATCATTGCTGTCCCAACTTATTTCAGGGTCCTGCCGAAACATTAGTGGATaggaaaaatactaataaaaactatgtaaaaaaataaataaataaacaacgtgACGCGATATTCCTGTCTGCCTCTTAGATTATGCGCAGTGGCCGCGTCATATCGGCCGCGAATTCACTAGGATAGCATAAACTGAAAGCAGTGTCGTGTTCGCACCGACGTCCGTCAACCAATTCGAATCGAATTTGcttgttatatgaaaaatattatattatgattataataattattaataacactGGTAAGACCAGTTAGCAATTAAATTGATGattgactaaaatataaattatttttacccctataatatgaaaaataagtagTAAGATTTAAATTctcaagttaatatttttttattcctgagAAATCAGTGGGGCGGCCAACCGAAACACCCGGTTACGACGTTTTACATCGGAAATACTAACCAAACACCTAAAAAGTACCAGGAATATATAACCATTTAGTACGGTATTCAACgctcatttaaatatttcaatattatttacatatatgaTGTGAATGACTGGAGTTGCGTTTAAGTTTATAACTGAAATGGAATATAATTTTGCGttgatacttataataaataatttgaaataatgagcaataagtaagtaagtattgttatttaaagttatgaaattttcacttaaaaaataaagaaaataaaaaattacatggtCTCTATCacttagattattttttactatcgaGCGATTAATGTGTTTTTGCTATCGAGTACTGTGTCGGTGTCATCATGATCAATCATCATCCATCATCATCTGTCAAAAACGCCGAACCTTGTCGAATATAACAATTCAACTGAATATTACCAGGGAATCATAACACTCACGTAGTTATCGCGGAGGTCGGTGTGCGTATGCTCGATGCCGTCATCGAGTACGGAGACACGAACTCCTTTGCCATTGTAACCCATTTTATATACGGGCAGCACGTTTAAATCCAATCGGGGTAGATAGTGAATAGTACGTGTATCTtgctgtaaataatattatttatttcaatacaagtatgtaatataactttgtttatttatcataCAAGTTTCTTTTGGACTACCTACCAAGTACCACTGGTTGCCCCACAGTTCGTCATTGAATAACCGTTTTTCGTCCATTTCAGTCGCTCTCTTCTCTATCTTCGTGTCATTCACCTCTAATCTTTTGACTCTGTGCAGAGGTTGATCAGGTTCTGGAGTTATGTACCGTTTTACCCTAGATTTGGCGAACAGCTGTTCTGCCCATCTTACCTGAAATCACAACATTTCCGGTTAGTAAAAACattctaccgaaattaaaaaaatattattgagacATCAAATAAATGATTCAGTTTTACTTGCAGCATCGCCCGGGCCTTGGGGACGACCTTTCCCGAAGTAAAAGTACCATTGAAATTTTTTCCGGGACAAAACAAAAATCCAGGACACATGACACGTAGTATTAGAGGAAATTTAATTCTCCACAATCCAGTTACAACAAGTTGGATAAATAAAGACCTCGACCCACTTTCGTGCAAACAGTGTCACAGTTAAATTTAACTTGTCAGTTAAGTGCAACAGCCACGTGTATTCTCAGTACGCTGCTACCAGGCTGGCATAAACGCGAGAGAATTCCACTCACCCTGCGATCGTTGACTAGAGTCGTTGTGTAGCGGCTGGGCGCCCGCCGCTGCTTGCCATGCTGATATTTAGAGAAAACATATGTGTCGGGGAATCCGcgaatctaaaacaaaaaaaaaaaaatcataaatatatcaatCAAACTATATCGTAAATGTAATTATTCCAAAAGTTGTTCGAATGTACCGAGTTCCACAAGTCTGCACAAGTAACACAGCTTCGTCTATATCTTCGGTATATTGCAGTATCCGAACACTAATCACTAAAcattattagatttaattacaTCCTACTATTAAGTCAAACTAAAATCCTGTTTCCTAGACTGCAGTCTTCATAGTCACGGAGCGCACTAAGGTGTAGGTAGTCCGAAAactcagttacaatatctacctactagattttttttaatgacgttTCGATCTACTCGGAATGAACTCACATTGTATTGAAGTCTGGAACGCAAAAGATCCGCTAATTGtcttcagtattttttttaaagttatatcattataaaatgtaggagGACATTTGTGACTGACTTTTTGGACGGCCAACGTCTCAGTCCGTCTCGTGAATCGCGCACCGGTTCCGCAGTGTGTATGTAAGTTCAAACTCgacaaacttaacttttctGTTCGATCTCCAAACACGGTTATTGCAGTAACGCaagtaataagtttgtaatagtaaattaggttttttaaccgacttcaaaaatacACAGAAGGTTCTCagttcgactgtatttttttgttattaaagagcatatacataaatatatacggTTTTTAGATAATTTCTTTTACGTGTGCCGTAaaacattgcttcttgccaaattggAAAATACCCTATAGATTTTGATTCAGTGTGACAAAATCGGTCGAACATAAAATGTACCGTGTTTTCGCGTCGACTAACAAGTTTGATTTGAGACTGCAGACTCGAGTTTTTGATACAAAGTACAACTTGATATAATCAACGCGTACTTAAGAAAAAAGGCCTTCAGAGTCAGATAGCcggacggacagacggacaaatTGCATAAAGTAAGTTCATTTTGAAGCAGAGAAccctaaaaaaacaaaatacaatgccataaattgttttaaatctaatttcttCATAGTCTACctaatgttatttgtttaatagTCGATTGCTAAAATAAGGAAATTCATACACGATCTTACTACAACTATTTATTATTGCCTTTTGAAaacccaaaatattattttataactttcctGTAACTGATATTTCAAGTTCCACTTTAATAttaagattcatttttataataattcgcggtatataaatgtgttatttagACCTTAAATTATAGGCATTTTAGTCAATATTGGTTTTAAAGACTTTATTAACAGCAAGTTCCATGAAAATTTTGACAAATACGATTGGATTCTTTCCTTTTTCGCTTTCGTTTGCTATTTTTTGTTACCAGGAATACATGTCATATAAGACACATGTGTGCACGTGTACACAGAAGGCACAGTGAGGGAGCGTCGCTAGTCTATTTATGGAGGGTGAGAGATAAATCTGTACAATACAACTGTAATGCATTggccattgttaataatatttaccattATATTCTATTATGGTGCGTAGGTGTTTCTGATGAGACGAGTTTTGTTTAttcg
This genomic stretch from Manduca sexta isolate Smith_Timp_Sample1 chromosome 8, JHU_Msex_v1.0, whole genome shotgun sequence harbors:
- the LOC115448317 gene encoding neuroendocrine convertase 1, which translates into the protein MLAYMFIALLPVVYSRLIYNDVPGDYGYGGVHDGVERAKNFVNEWSVEVLGGEEVAQLVALELGYIYGGPIRGFPDTYVFSKYQHGKQRRAPSRYTTTLVNDRRVRWAEQLFAKSRVKRYITPEPDQPLHRVKRLEVNDTKIEKRATEMDEKRLFNDELWGNQWYLQDTRTIHYLPRLDLNVLPVYKMGYNGKGVRVSVLDDGIEHTHTDLRDNYDPEISWDSNDGDSDPTPRYEEKMKNSHGTRCAGEIAMTANNYKCGVGVAWGAKVGGVRMLDGRITDMIEGEAIGYAVDKVDIYSASWGPNDDGRTVEGPGRLAIRAFKHGIKHGRGGKGSIYVWANGNGGGYSDNCNCDGYSSSIYTISIGSASQHGLFPWYGEICSSTLATAYSSGAYKDQKIATTDTSDKCTLNHTGTSAAAPLAAGIIALALQANPNLTWRDVQHLIVWTSEYAPLSANPGWQSNGVGLRFDIRFGFGLMNAGGLVTAALNWTTVPEKSICRMTTSPIDGEGRISSKESVTVLIKLEECVVNYAEHIELVTNIEYSRRGALQIYLTSPQGTRVQLLSPRVLDISKSGFVNWPLMSVATWGENPNGLWEVTIEDKTGENNFGEIGSFTLVIHGTHKMPEHMRQQRVYNYSYNYREVFDYFDSMMGKVAANSVADIVAPIPESHNYGEVDVNEIDPAVLAQVEKELQRIHHRKTYTTTLTS